One Brachybacterium aquaticum genomic region harbors:
- a CDS encoding OsmC family protein, with the protein MPSLPDDRFPLPENFGPGSVWADRTGHRTLMGRNQRGVEIPIGYGEGEINPGELLKIALIGCAGMSSDTNLSRRLGEDYDARLWAHGTSDEAANRYFTIAEEAQLPLEGLTEKEIATVVKVFSRAVEVGCTVERSVVAGVEVTHRILGAEPAAEPTAAAPSADIAQEDPRS; encoded by the coding sequence ATGCCCTCCCTGCCCGACGACCGCTTCCCGCTCCCGGAGAACTTCGGCCCCGGCAGCGTGTGGGCCGACCGCACCGGTCACCGCACCCTCATGGGCCGCAACCAGCGCGGCGTCGAGATACCGATCGGCTATGGCGAGGGCGAGATCAACCCCGGCGAGCTGCTGAAGATCGCGCTCATCGGCTGCGCCGGTATGAGCAGCGACACGAACCTCTCCCGCCGCCTCGGCGAGGACTACGACGCCCGCCTGTGGGCGCACGGCACCTCCGACGAGGCCGCCAACCGCTACTTCACGATCGCCGAGGAGGCGCAGCTCCCGCTCGAGGGACTCACCGAGAAGGAGATCGCGACCGTCGTGAAGGTGTTCTCCCGCGCCGTCGAGGTGGGCTGTACCGTCGAGCGCAGCGTCGTCGCCGGCGTGGAGGTCACCCACCGCATCCTCGGCGCGGAACCTGCCGCCGAGCCCACCGCCGCCGCGCCGTCCGCCGACATCGCCCAGGAGGACCCCCGCTCATGA
- a CDS encoding peptide deformylase yields MTIRPIRVVGDPVLRTPCDPVGTITDGTRSLVQDLLDTVDDEGRAGVAANQIGVSLRAFSWHIVETGELGYILNPTIVELSEELQHDDEGCLSVPGLFFPRTRSAYARCVGQNLEGEEIELAGEGIIARLIQHEVGHLDGELYIDGLERSVKKRALRQIRETL; encoded by the coding sequence ATGACCATCCGTCCCATCCGCGTGGTCGGCGACCCGGTGCTGCGCACCCCCTGCGACCCCGTCGGCACCATCACCGACGGCACCCGCTCCCTGGTCCAGGACCTCCTGGACACCGTGGACGACGAGGGCCGTGCGGGCGTGGCCGCGAACCAGATCGGCGTGAGCCTGCGCGCCTTCTCCTGGCACATCGTCGAGACCGGGGAGCTCGGTTACATCCTGAACCCCACCATCGTCGAGCTCTCCGAGGAGCTCCAGCACGATGACGAGGGCTGCCTCTCCGTGCCGGGGCTGTTCTTTCCACGCACCCGCTCCGCCTACGCCCGCTGCGTGGGCCAGAACCTCGAGGGCGAGGAGATCGAGCTGGCCGGCGAGGGGATCATCGCCCGCCTCATCCAGCACGAGGTCGGCCACCTCGACGGCGAGCTCTACATCGACGGCCTCGAACGCTCCGTGAAGAAGCGGGCATTGCGCCAGATCAGGGAGACCCTCTAA
- a CDS encoding DUF3145 domain-containing protein, translating to MTQGVLYIHSAPRALTPHIDWAASGVLGAPARIRWEDQPAQRGLQRAEMTWRGREDTGARLVSALRGMHEVRFEVTQEATAAVDGARWSCTPDLGIHHAATDHAGNIVLTEDHVRGCMERAGNDARALTRELGIALGEPWDEELEIYRHAGEGVPMRWLHRVS from the coding sequence ATGACCCAGGGCGTTCTGTACATCCACTCCGCCCCGCGCGCCCTCACGCCTCACATCGACTGGGCCGCCAGCGGAGTCCTCGGCGCACCCGCGCGGATCCGCTGGGAGGACCAGCCGGCGCAGCGCGGGCTCCAGCGCGCCGAGATGACCTGGCGCGGCCGCGAGGACACCGGTGCCCGGCTCGTCAGCGCCCTGCGCGGCATGCACGAGGTGCGCTTCGAGGTGACCCAGGAGGCGACCGCCGCCGTGGACGGCGCCCGCTGGAGCTGCACCCCCGACCTCGGCATCCACCACGCCGCGACCGACCACGCCGGCAACATCGTCCTCACCGAGGACCATGTGCGCGGCTGCATGGAGCGCGCCGGCAACGACGCCCGCGCCCTCACCCGCGAGCTCGGCATCGCCCTCGGCGAGCCCTGGGACGAGGAGCTGGAGATCTACCGCCACGCCGGCGAGGGCGTGCCCATGCGCTGGCTGCACCGCGTCAGCTGA
- a CDS encoding beta-ketoacyl-[acyl-carrier-protein] synthase family protein, whose product MTASRSRVAVTGLGTVNPLGGDVASTWKAALAGTSSARTMDNDWSERYGLSVNFACQLVPGALDSLTRPEAKKLDPSGQYAMVAAREAWADAGTPEVDGDRLGVVVGSGIGGLWTTLDQWDVVRERGARRINPFTVPMLMANSSAANISMELGARAGAHTPVSACASGSEAVALGLTMIRDGRADVVLVGGTEASIHPMTLAGFANIRALSTRVDDPEHASRPYDVDRDGFVLGEGAAILVLESEEHAAARGARVYGYVAGRGMASDAHHISAPSADGQASAVREAVEDSGVAAEDIKHLNAHGTSTPLGDIGELRAVSDALNGVTDQIVVTSTKSMTGHLLGGAGALETVFSVLAAHHRIAPPTINIENLDPDTPMQIAQNAPAALPDGDIAVLNNAFGFGGHDIALVVTSA is encoded by the coding sequence ATGACCGCTTCCCGCTCCCGCGTCGCCGTGACCGGACTCGGCACCGTCAACCCGCTGGGCGGGGACGTCGCCTCCACCTGGAAGGCCGCCCTGGCCGGCACCTCCAGCGCCCGCACCATGGACAACGACTGGTCCGAGCGCTACGGCCTCTCCGTGAACTTCGCCTGCCAGCTCGTCCCCGGCGCGCTCGACTCCCTCACCCGCCCCGAGGCCAAGAAGCTCGACCCCTCGGGCCAGTACGCGATGGTCGCCGCCCGTGAGGCGTGGGCCGACGCGGGCACCCCCGAGGTCGACGGCGATCGCCTCGGCGTCGTGGTCGGCTCCGGCATCGGCGGCCTGTGGACCACCCTGGACCAGTGGGACGTGGTGCGCGAGCGCGGGGCCCGCCGCATCAACCCCTTCACCGTGCCGATGCTCATGGCGAACTCGTCGGCCGCGAACATCTCCATGGAGCTCGGCGCCCGCGCCGGCGCGCACACGCCCGTCTCGGCCTGCGCCTCCGGCTCCGAGGCCGTGGCACTGGGTCTCACGATGATCCGCGACGGCCGCGCCGACGTGGTCCTCGTCGGCGGCACCGAGGCGTCCATCCATCCGATGACCCTCGCCGGCTTCGCGAACATCCGCGCGCTCTCGACGCGCGTGGACGATCCCGAGCACGCGTCCCGCCCCTACGACGTGGACCGCGACGGCTTCGTCCTCGGCGAGGGCGCGGCGATCCTGGTGCTGGAGAGCGAGGAGCACGCCGCGGCGCGAGGCGCCCGCGTGTACGGCTATGTCGCCGGTCGCGGCATGGCGTCCGATGCCCACCACATCTCGGCCCCGTCGGCCGACGGACAGGCCAGCGCGGTGCGCGAGGCGGTCGAGGACTCCGGTGTCGCCGCCGAGGACATCAAGCACCTCAACGCCCACGGCACCTCCACGCCGCTGGGCGACATCGGCGAGCTGCGCGCGGTCTCCGACGCTCTGAACGGGGTCACCGACCAGATCGTGGTCACCTCCACCAAGTCCATGACCGGGCACCTGCTCGGCGGTGCCGGCGCACTGGAGACCGTGTTCTCGGTCCTCGCCGCGCACCACCGCATCGCCCCGCCGACGATCAACATCGAGAACCTCGACCCCGACACCCCGATGCAGATCGCGCAGAACGCCCCGGCCGCGCTGCCCGACGGCGACATCGCCGTGCTGAACAACGCCTTCGGCTTCGGCGGCCACGACATCGCGCTGGTGGTCACCTCGGCCTGA
- a CDS encoding acyl carrier protein, translating into MAHTENEILEGLAEIVNEETGVATEDVKLEKSFTDDLDIDSISMMTIVVNAEEKFDVRIPDEEVKNLATVGDAVKFIAGAQS; encoded by the coding sequence ATGGCACACACCGAGAACGAGATCCTCGAGGGCCTCGCCGAGATCGTCAACGAGGAGACCGGTGTCGCCACCGAGGACGTCAAGCTGGAGAAGTCCTTCACCGACGACCTCGACATCGACTCCATCTCCATGATGACCATCGTCGTGAACGCCGAGGAGAAGTTCGACGTGCGCATCCCCGACGAAGAGGTCAAGAACCTCGCCACCGTCGGCGACGCCGTCAAGTTCATCGCGGGCGCCCAGAGCTGA
- a CDS encoding beta-ketoacyl-ACP synthase III translates to MAVTLSAQPTVPGSQVLAYGAARGDLVVPNDDIIEPINSSDEWIRQRTGIITRTRASEDVGVKDLSLTAAKEAIERSGIDLETLDAIIVSTISFPYPTPSLATLLAGELGRPDVIAYDISAACAGFAYGIGQADSLIRSGAARHVLVIGAEKLSDFISPTDRSISFLLGDGAGGAVVGPSDTPKIGPTVWGSDGDNWNTIRMTGSSIDFRDGKVEWPTLEQDGRTVFRWAVWHTAEKIREMLDKSGLTIDDVDVFVPHQANMRIIDELAKQLKLPEDVVIGRDIAETGNTSAASIPLATHRLLEEGQAKSGDVLVQFGFGAGLAYAGQVLILP, encoded by the coding sequence ATGGCCGTCACCCTCAGCGCCCAGCCCACCGTCCCCGGCTCGCAGGTCCTCGCCTATGGCGCGGCCCGCGGCGACCTCGTCGTCCCCAACGACGACATCATCGAGCCGATCAACTCCTCGGACGAGTGGATCCGCCAGCGCACCGGCATCATCACCCGGACCCGCGCGAGCGAGGACGTGGGCGTCAAGGACCTCTCGCTCACCGCGGCGAAGGAGGCCATCGAGCGCTCCGGCATCGACCTGGAGACCCTTGACGCGATCATCGTCTCGACGATCTCGTTCCCCTACCCCACCCCGTCGCTCGCGACGCTGCTGGCCGGGGAGCTGGGCCGCCCGGACGTCATCGCCTACGACATCTCGGCCGCGTGCGCCGGCTTCGCCTACGGCATCGGCCAGGCAGACTCGCTGATCCGCTCCGGGGCCGCCCGCCATGTGCTGGTCATCGGCGCGGAGAAGCTCTCCGACTTCATCTCCCCCACCGACCGCTCGATCTCGTTCCTGCTCGGCGACGGCGCGGGCGGCGCGGTCGTCGGCCCGAGCGACACCCCGAAGATCGGGCCGACGGTCTGGGGCAGCGACGGCGACAACTGGAACACCATCCGCATGACCGGCTCGTCGATCGACTTCCGCGACGGCAAGGTGGAGTGGCCCACCCTCGAGCAGGACGGCCGCACCGTGTTCCGCTGGGCCGTGTGGCACACCGCCGAGAAGATCCGCGAGATGCTCGACAAGTCGGGACTGACCATCGACGACGTCGACGTGTTCGTGCCTCACCAGGCCAACATGCGCATCATCGACGAGCTCGCCAAGCAGCTGAAGCTGCCCGAGGACGTGGTGATCGGCCGCGACATCGCCGAGACCGGCAACACCTCGGCCGCCTCCATCCCGCTGGCGACGCATCGCCTGCTCGAAGAGGGCCAGGCCAAGAGCGGCGACGTGCTGGTCCAGTTCGGCTTCGGCGCCGGCCTCGCCTACGCGGGCCAGGTCCTGATCCTGCCCTGA
- a CDS encoding ACP S-malonyltransferase — protein MLAIVCPGQGAQKPGFLTPWRELDGVDQTLASLSEAAGVDLLRHGTESDADTIRDTAVAQPLLVAAGILAAAQLRAEDGLPAADVIAGHSVGEVTAAALTGVLSNEDALRLVAVRSRAMAEAAAAEPTSMAAVVGGTREEVLAKIAEHGLHPANINSAVQVVAAGAAEKIAALGEDAPAKARVIPLQVAGAFHTPYMASAREELARFAPSLSPADPSVPLVSNAGGEVVTSGAAYLDSIVTQVASPVDWEACMATFRDRGVTALIEVAPAGTLTGLAKRELKGIALANLNTPDDLEAARALVREHAGATPSDQEN, from the coding sequence GTGCTCGCGATCGTCTGTCCCGGACAAGGGGCGCAGAAGCCCGGCTTCCTGACCCCGTGGCGTGAGCTCGACGGCGTCGACCAGACCCTCGCCTCCCTCTCCGAGGCCGCCGGCGTCGACCTGCTGCGCCACGGCACCGAGTCCGACGCGGACACGATCCGCGACACCGCCGTCGCCCAGCCGCTGCTGGTCGCCGCCGGGATCCTCGCCGCCGCGCAGCTGCGCGCCGAGGACGGCCTGCCCGCGGCCGACGTGATCGCCGGGCACAGCGTCGGCGAGGTCACCGCCGCGGCGCTGACGGGCGTGCTCTCGAACGAGGACGCGCTGCGCCTGGTCGCCGTGCGCTCGCGCGCCATGGCCGAGGCCGCCGCGGCCGAGCCCACCTCGATGGCCGCCGTCGTCGGCGGGACCCGCGAGGAGGTGCTCGCCAAGATCGCCGAGCACGGCCTGCACCCGGCCAACATCAACTCCGCCGTGCAGGTCGTCGCCGCCGGCGCCGCCGAGAAGATCGCCGCCCTCGGCGAGGACGCGCCCGCGAAGGCGCGCGTGATCCCGCTGCAGGTCGCCGGGGCCTTCCACACCCCGTACATGGCCTCCGCCCGCGAGGAGCTCGCCCGCTTCGCGCCGAGCCTCTCCCCCGCCGACCCCTCCGTGCCGCTGGTCTCCAACGCGGGCGGCGAGGTCGTCACCTCCGGTGCCGCGTACCTCGACTCGATCGTCACCCAGGTCGCCTCCCCGGTGGACTGGGAGGCGTGCATGGCGACCTTCCGCGACCGCGGCGTGACCGCCCTCATCGAGGTCGCCCCGGCCGGGACCCTCACGGGCCTGGCCAAGCGCGAGCTCAAGGGCATCGCGTTGGCGAACCTCAACACCCCCGACGACCTCGAGGCTGCCCGCGCGCTGGTGCGCGAGCACGCCGGGGCCACCCCCTCGGACCAGGAGAACTGA
- the aceE gene encoding pyruvate dehydrogenase (acetyl-transferring), homodimeric type, whose amino-acid sequence MTSHETPRPIGINLPSHAQDPDPEETREWLESFDGLVEHRGKERASEVVQSLIQHARDEDLHLPDSLTTDYINTIPVDEQPEYPGDAELEKELRNINRWNAAMVVHRAQRPGVSVGGHLSSYASIATMYEVGFNHFFRGRNHPGGGDHVFFQGHASPGIYARAYMMGRLTEQDLDGFRQEVSSEHGMPSYPHPRAMKNFWEFPTVSMGIGPVNAIEQASFDRYLQNRGLKDTSEQHTWAFLGDGEMDEVESRGALHIAAKEHLDNLTFVVNCNLQRLDGPVRGNGKIIQELESQFRGAGWNVIKVIWGSGWDPLLENSTDGALIDLMNGTPDGDFQTYRAESGGFIRDNFFGRDPRTKALVEDLSDDDIWWKLNRGGHDAKKIYAAFQQAMTLKNGKPTVILAHTIKGYRLGKNFAGRNATHQMKKFTLEDLKALRDTLRIPVSDEQLEAGSVYDAPFYLPDADAPVMKYLKQRRSDLGGPVPSRRTEHKPIELPGDKAYEVARRGSGKQEIATTMALVRLLKDLMRDKESGKRWVPIVPDEARTFGMDSLFPTAKIYNPDGQNYLSVDRDLLLAYKESTSGQIKHMGINEISSTSAFTAAGTSYATHDYPMIPFYIFYSMFGFQRTGDFFWAAGDQMAKGFVIGATAGKTTLAGEGLQHMDGHSPIIAATNPGTVIYDPAYGYEIGHIIRDGLQRMYGEDDRLQEVFYYLTVYNEPIVHPAEPEDLDVEGLIKGMYQLEGAPEGDGPVAQLLASGVGVPWAKHAREILAEDWGVRASVWSVTSWTEMRKDALEAEKHNLLNPEDPRTPWISQRLEGVEGPFVATSDYDFAVPDMIRQWIPGDYGVLGADGWGFSDTRPAARRHLKIDAHSMVVKTLQLLAKQGKVDPSVVRQAIDKYDLTNVNAGQSGSFGGES is encoded by the coding sequence GTGACTTCGCACGAGACCCCTCGTCCCATCGGCATCAACCTGCCGAGCCATGCCCAGGACCCCGATCCGGAGGAGACCCGGGAGTGGCTGGAGTCGTTCGACGGTCTCGTCGAGCACCGCGGCAAGGAGCGCGCCTCCGAGGTCGTCCAGAGCCTCATCCAGCACGCCCGCGACGAGGACCTGCACCTGCCGGACTCGCTGACCACGGACTACATCAACACCATCCCGGTGGACGAGCAGCCCGAGTACCCCGGTGACGCGGAGCTCGAGAAGGAGCTGCGCAACATCAACCGCTGGAACGCGGCGATGGTCGTCCATCGCGCCCAGCGCCCCGGCGTGTCCGTCGGCGGCCACCTCTCCAGCTACGCGTCGATCGCGACGATGTACGAGGTCGGCTTCAACCACTTCTTCCGCGGCCGCAACCACCCCGGCGGCGGCGACCACGTGTTCTTCCAGGGCCACGCCTCCCCCGGCATCTACGCCCGCGCCTACATGATGGGCCGCCTCACCGAGCAGGACCTCGACGGCTTCCGCCAGGAGGTCTCCTCCGAGCACGGCATGCCCTCCTACCCGCACCCGCGGGCCATGAAGAACTTCTGGGAGTTCCCCACCGTCTCCATGGGCATCGGCCCGGTCAACGCGATCGAGCAGGCGTCCTTCGACCGCTACCTGCAGAACCGCGGCCTGAAGGACACCTCCGAGCAGCACACCTGGGCGTTCCTGGGCGACGGCGAGATGGACGAGGTCGAGTCCCGCGGCGCGCTGCACATCGCCGCGAAGGAGCACCTGGACAACCTCACCTTCGTCGTCAACTGCAACCTGCAGCGCCTGGACGGCCCCGTCCGCGGCAACGGCAAGATCATCCAGGAGCTGGAGAGCCAGTTCCGCGGCGCCGGCTGGAACGTCATCAAGGTGATCTGGGGCTCCGGCTGGGACCCGCTGCTGGAGAACTCCACCGACGGCGCGCTCATCGACCTGATGAACGGCACCCCGGACGGCGACTTCCAGACCTACCGCGCCGAGTCCGGCGGGTTCATCCGCGACAACTTCTTCGGCCGCGACCCGCGCACCAAGGCCCTGGTCGAGGACCTCTCGGACGATGACATCTGGTGGAAGCTCAACCGCGGCGGTCACGACGCCAAGAAGATCTACGCCGCCTTCCAGCAGGCCATGACCCTGAAGAACGGCAAGCCGACCGTCATCCTCGCCCACACCATCAAGGGCTACCGCCTGGGCAAGAACTTCGCGGGCCGCAACGCGACCCACCAGATGAAGAAGTTCACCCTCGAGGACCTCAAGGCCCTGCGCGACACCCTGCGCATCCCGGTCAGCGACGAGCAGCTCGAGGCCGGCAGCGTCTACGACGCCCCGTTCTACCTGCCCGACGCCGACGCGCCGGTCATGAAGTACCTCAAGCAGCGTCGCAGCGATCTGGGCGGCCCGGTCCCCTCGCGCCGCACCGAGCACAAGCCGATCGAGCTGCCCGGCGACAAGGCCTACGAGGTCGCGCGCCGCGGCTCCGGCAAGCAGGAGATCGCCACCACCATGGCGCTCGTGCGCCTGCTGAAGGACCTCATGCGCGACAAGGAGTCCGGCAAGCGCTGGGTCCCGATCGTGCCCGACGAGGCCCGCACCTTCGGCATGGACTCGCTGTTCCCGACCGCGAAGATCTACAACCCCGACGGTCAGAACTACCTCTCGGTGGACCGCGACCTGCTGCTGGCCTACAAGGAGTCCACCTCCGGCCAGATCAAGCACATGGGCATCAACGAGATCTCGTCCACTTCGGCGTTCACCGCGGCGGGCACCTCGTACGCCACGCACGACTACCCGATGATCCCGTTCTACATCTTCTACTCGATGTTCGGGTTCCAGCGCACCGGCGACTTCTTCTGGGCCGCCGGCGACCAGATGGCCAAGGGCTTCGTCATCGGCGCGACCGCCGGAAAGACCACCCTCGCCGGTGAGGGCCTGCAGCACATGGACGGCCACTCGCCGATCATCGCGGCCACCAACCCCGGCACCGTCATCTACGACCCGGCCTACGGGTACGAGATCGGGCACATCATCCGTGACGGCCTCCAGCGCATGTACGGCGAGGACGACCGCCTCCAGGAGGTCTTCTACTACCTCACCGTTTACAACGAGCCGATCGTGCATCCGGCCGAGCCGGAGGACCTGGACGTCGAGGGCCTGATCAAGGGCATGTACCAGCTCGAGGGCGCGCCCGAGGGCGACGGCCCCGTCGCGCAGCTGCTCGCCTCCGGCGTGGGCGTCCCGTGGGCCAAGCACGCCCGCGAGATCCTCGCCGAGGACTGGGGCGTGCGCGCGAGCGTGTGGTCGGTGACCTCGTGGACGGAGATGCGCAAGGACGCCCTGGAGGCGGAGAAGCACAACCTCCTGAACCCCGAGGACCCGCGCACCCCGTGGATCTCCCAGCGCCTGGAAGGCGTGGAGGGTCCGTTCGTGGCGACCTCCGACTACGACTTCGCGGTCCCCGACATGATCCGTCAGTGGATCCCGGGCGACTACGGCGTGCTCGGCGCCGACGGCTGGGGCTTCTCGGACACCCGCCCCGCCGCCCGCCGCCACCTGAAGATCGACGCGCACTCGATGGTCGTCAAGACCCTCCAGCTGCTCGCCAAGCAGGGCAAGGTCGACCCGTCCGTGGTCCGTCAGGCCATCGACAAGTACGACCTCACCAACGTGAATGCCGGCCAGTCCGGCTCCTTCGGCGGCGAGTCCTGA
- a CDS encoding DUF3052 domain-containing protein, translating into MSPSSDAPSSSALAEAMNLSSGQIVQEFGYDDDVDLDLRDAIEDLIGGELEDEDTQEIVDAVVLWWREGDGDLTDALVDTLSNIESGAPVWVLTPKAGRDGHVMPAEVQESAGIAGLRVMSSVSLAPDWTGTRLASRTN; encoded by the coding sequence TTGTCACCGTCGTCCGATGCCCCTTCGTCCAGCGCCCTTGCCGAGGCGATGAACCTCAGCTCGGGACAGATCGTGCAGGAGTTCGGCTACGACGACGACGTCGATCTCGACCTTCGCGATGCGATCGAGGACCTCATCGGCGGTGAGCTGGAGGACGAGGACACCCAGGAGATCGTCGACGCCGTCGTGCTGTGGTGGCGCGAGGGCGACGGTGACCTCACCGATGCCCTGGTCGACACCCTGAGCAACATCGAGTCCGGCGCGCCCGTGTGGGTTCTCACCCCCAAGGCAGGACGCGACGGTCACGTCATGCCCGCCGAGGTGCAGGAGAGCGCTGGCATCGCGGGTCTGCGCGTCATGAGCTCGGTGAGCCTGGCGCCGGACTGGACCGGGACCCGCCTCGCCAGCCGCACCAACTGA
- a CDS encoding aminotransferase class V-fold PLP-dependent enzyme, with amino-acid sequence MSAATRPFDVEAIRADFPILTRMLDPDTPMIYLDGGATSQRPRQVIDAEVAYLMRDHAAVKRGAHRMAGAATDAYESSRERVAAFLGAPSPDELVFTKNATEALNLVAYSLGNGDESTPEHLRVREGDEILVTEMEHHANLVPWQELARRTGATLRWIPVADDFTLDLTDLYSLLTERTKVLAVTHQSNVLGTINPVGRLIEAARAVGALTVIDAAQSAPHMPFDLAALGADFVALSGHKMLGPTGIGVLWGRYELLAQLPPFLTGGSMIETVHMERSTYAEPPARFEAGTPPISQAVGLAAACDYLDALGMEHIAAHERALTQRAVAGLAAIDGVRIIGPALSPERTGAVAFDVAGRHPHDVGQVLDSYGIEVRVGHHCAWPLHRRFGLHGTTRASFSPHTTAAEVDALVDGVARTLEFFGSLS; translated from the coding sequence GTGAGCGCAGCGACCAGACCGTTCGACGTCGAAGCGATCCGGGCGGACTTCCCGATCCTCACCCGCATGCTGGATCCGGACACCCCGATGATCTACCTCGACGGCGGTGCCACCTCGCAGCGGCCCCGCCAGGTCATCGACGCCGAGGTCGCCTACCTGATGCGCGACCACGCGGCCGTGAAGCGCGGCGCCCACCGCATGGCCGGCGCCGCGACCGACGCCTACGAGTCCTCCCGCGAGCGCGTCGCCGCCTTCCTCGGCGCCCCCTCGCCGGACGAGCTCGTGTTCACCAAGAACGCCACCGAGGCGCTGAACCTCGTGGCCTACTCCCTCGGCAACGGGGACGAGTCGACCCCCGAGCACCTGCGGGTGCGCGAGGGAGACGAGATCCTCGTGACCGAGATGGAGCACCACGCGAACCTGGTGCCGTGGCAGGAGCTCGCCCGCCGCACCGGCGCGACGCTGCGCTGGATCCCCGTCGCGGACGACTTCACCCTGGACCTCACGGACCTGTACTCGCTGCTCACCGAGCGCACGAAAGTCCTTGCCGTCACCCACCAGTCCAACGTGCTGGGCACGATCAACCCCGTCGGCCGCCTGATCGAGGCCGCCCGCGCCGTCGGCGCGCTGACCGTGATCGACGCCGCCCAGTCCGCCCCGCACATGCCCTTCGACCTCGCCGCCCTCGGCGCCGACTTCGTGGCCCTGTCCGGGCACAAGATGCTCGGCCCCACCGGCATCGGTGTGCTCTGGGGCCGCTACGAGCTGCTCGCGCAGCTGCCGCCCTTCCTCACCGGCGGTTCGATGATCGAGACCGTCCACATGGAGCGCTCGACCTACGCCGAGCCGCCCGCCCGCTTCGAGGCCGGCACCCCGCCGATCTCCCAGGCCGTCGGCCTCGCCGCCGCCTGCGACTACCTCGACGCGCTCGGGATGGAGCACATCGCCGCGCACGAGCGCGCGCTCACCCAGCGCGCCGTCGCGGGCCTCGCCGCGATCGACGGGGTGCGGATCATCGGCCCGGCCCTGTCCCCGGAGCGCACCGGCGCAGTCGCCTTCGACGTCGCCGGGCGTCACCCGCACGACGTCGGCCAGGTGCTGGACTCCTACGGCATCGAGGTGCGGGTGGGCCACCACTGCGCCTGGCCGCTTCACCGCCGCTTCGGCCTGCACGGCACCACCCGTGCGAGCTTCTCCCCCCACACCACCGCCGCCGAGGTCGACGCCCTCGTCGACGGCGTCGCCCGCACCCTCGAGTTCTTCGGATCCCTCTCATGA
- the sufU gene encoding Fe-S cluster assembly sulfur transfer protein SufU produces the protein MSSHLSALYTELVIEHDKRPLHAGLREPFEAEVHHVNPTCGDEITLRLHLSEDGAERIEDVSYDAEGCAMSRASASIMADLLIGRTVEDVEPTRAHFEEAMKSRGRVEGDEDLIGDGMALLGAAKFPARVKCVLMPWKAYQAALVETRALRG, from the coding sequence ATGAGCAGCCATCTCTCCGCCCTGTACACCGAGCTCGTCATCGAGCACGACAAGCGCCCCCTGCACGCCGGGCTGCGCGAGCCGTTCGAGGCCGAGGTCCACCACGTCAACCCCACCTGCGGTGACGAGATCACCCTGCGCCTGCACCTGTCCGAGGACGGGGCCGAGCGCATCGAGGACGTCTCCTACGACGCCGAGGGCTGCGCCATGAGCCGCGCCTCCGCCTCGATCATGGCGGACCTGCTGATCGGGAGGACCGTCGAGGACGTCGAGCCGACGCGCGCCCACTTCGAGGAGGCCATGAAGTCCCGCGGCCGCGTCGAGGGGGACGAGGACCTGATCGGCGACGGCATGGCGCTACTGGGCGCGGCGAAGTTCCCCGCCCGTGTGAAGTGCGTGCTCATGCCATGGAAGGCCTACCAGGCCGCGCTCGTCGAGACCCGGGCCCTGCGCGGATGA